In bacterium, a genomic segment contains:
- the rpmJ gene encoding 50S ribosomal protein L36 has translation MKVTPSIKKRCEKCKFVKRKGVLFVICTNPKHKQRQG, from the coding sequence ATGAAAGTAACCCCATCAATTAAAAAAAGGTGCGAGAAATGCAAATTTGTCAAGCGCAAAGGAGTGCTTTTTGTAATCTGTACTAACCCGAAACATAAGCAAAGACAAGGATAA
- a CDS encoding DNA-directed RNA polymerase subunit alpha — MNIITLPKPPKLIKKEGNLGIFEIDDIYPGYGVTLANALRRVMLSSLQGAAVTSAKIRNVSHEFSTLPHVKEDIVEIILNLKQLRFKLFGDEPVKVTISAKGERSVVASDIKPNSQIEVINKNAPIATLTNKNAELNIELTVEKGLGYLTIEQQAKGKKETGVIAIDAIFSPVRKVGYEVENARVGQRTDYNKIIFEIETDGSIDPEDALSQSAEILIKQFEAIRLISGKIAKKEDVVSDAVVPEKEKKKVKEVAKEPQKDESVLLKSVESMNFSARTIAALKENKLKTAGAISKKSEASLLEMPKMGAVSVKEIKKELGKLGLVLKQ; from the coding sequence ATGAATATTATTACATTACCAAAACCGCCAAAATTAATTAAAAAAGAGGGAAACTTGGGAATTTTTGAAATAGACGATATTTATCCCGGATATGGAGTTACCCTGGCGAATGCTTTGCGGAGAGTTATGCTTTCCAGCTTGCAAGGCGCGGCTGTGACATCGGCTAAGATCAGAAATGTTTCGCATGAATTTTCGACATTGCCTCACGTCAAGGAAGATATAGTAGAAATCATTTTGAATTTAAAGCAATTGAGGTTTAAATTATTTGGCGATGAACCGGTAAAAGTCACTATTTCCGCCAAAGGGGAGCGCAGTGTAGTTGCTTCCGATATTAAGCCCAATAGCCAGATCGAAGTTATAAATAAAAACGCTCCGATCGCCACTCTTACCAATAAAAATGCAGAATTAAACATTGAATTAACGGTTGAAAAAGGGTTGGGATATTTAACCATCGAACAGCAAGCAAAAGGCAAGAAAGAAACCGGTGTGATTGCTATTGACGCGATTTTTTCTCCCGTTCGAAAAGTTGGTTATGAAGTGGAAAACGCCCGTGTCGGACAGAGAACCGATTATAATAAGATAATATTTGAAATTGAGACGGACGGAAGCATTGATCCGGAAGACGCTCTCAGTCAGTCCGCGGAAATTTTAATTAAGCAATTTGAGGCGATAAGGTTGATCAGCGGCAAGATTGCCAAGAAAGAAGACGTTGTTTCTGACGCGGTAGTACCCGAAAAAGAAAAGAAAAAAGTTAAAGAAGTCGCAAAAGAGCCGCAAAAAGACGAATCAGTTTTATTGAAATCAGTTGAGAGTATGAATTTTTCCGCCAGAACAATAGCGGCGCTGAAAGAAAATAAATTAAAAACAGCCGGCGCTATTTCGAAGAAATCCGAAGCGAGTCTTCTGGAAATGCCAAAAATGGGCGCGGTTAGCGTGAAAGAAATTAAAAAAGAACTGGGTAAATTGGGTTTAGTCTTAAAACAATAA
- the rpsI gene encoding 30S ribosomal protein S9: MEKAEVPDIAKKSEKYFLGIGRRKTSTAQVRLYPQRKSEETTLEMTINGMEYKKYFPLKKLQEVVVSPVNLLHLQNRFKISCIVSGGGVPSSAGAIRLGISRALIEANPIFKKPLKRIGYLTRDARKKERKKPGLKKARRAPQWQKR; encoded by the coding sequence ATGGAAAAAGCAGAAGTGCCGGATATTGCCAAAAAGAGCGAAAAGTATTTTTTAGGCATAGGCCGAAGAAAAACTTCTACCGCGCAGGTGAGGCTGTATCCGCAAAGAAAAAGCGAAGAGACAACGCTCGAGATGACCATAAACGGCATGGAATACAAAAAATATTTTCCTTTAAAAAAATTGCAGGAAGTTGTTGTCTCGCCGGTCAATTTATTGCATTTGCAGAACAGGTTTAAGATCAGTTGTATTGTCAGCGGCGGCGGAGTGCCTTCCTCGGCCGGAGCGATTCGGCTTGGCATTTCCCGGGCGCTTATTGAGGCGAATCCTATTTTTAAGAAACCTCTAAAACGAATCGGGTACTTGACCAGGGACGCCAGGAAGAAAGAGCGAAAGAAGCCGGGTCTCAAGAAAGCCCGTCGCGCACCACAGTGGCAGAAACGCTAA
- the rplQ gene encoding 50S ribosomal protein L17, with the protein MRHLNKVKKLDRSASQRKALLKSLTGSLIDAEKIITTKAKGRALAPHVERLITRAKKKDLAAERYLLRFIPALFVKKLISEIAPRYASRNGGYTRLTKIGRRQHDKAELVVVELLK; encoded by the coding sequence ATGAGACATTTAAATAAGGTAAAAAAACTGGATCGATCCGCATCTCAAAGAAAAGCTTTGTTAAAAAGTTTAACAGGCTCATTGATTGATGCTGAAAAAATTATTACGACAAAAGCCAAAGGAAGAGCGCTTGCTCCTCATGTCGAAAGATTGATAACGCGCGCTAAGAAAAAAGATCTGGCCGCCGAAAGATATCTTTTAAGATTTATCCCCGCTTTATTCGTAAAAAAACTGATCTCCGAAATAGCGCCTCGTTACGCTTCAAGGAACGGCGGCTATACTCGTTTGACTAAGATCGGCAGACGCCAGCACGACAAAGCGGAATTAGTTGTCGTTGAATTGCTGAAATAA
- the infA gene encoding translation initiation factor IF-1 has translation MEKKVIQTEGTILEALPSATFKIKLENGDEIIGYLSGKMRMHSIRISAGDKVLVEMSPFDKTKGRITRRF, from the coding sequence ATGGAAAAAAAAGTTATTCAAACCGAGGGTACTATTTTAGAGGCTTTGCCCAGCGCAACTTTTAAAATAAAACTTGAAAACGGGGATGAGATTATTGGCTATTTATCAGGAAAAATGAGGATGCATTCGATAAGAATTTCAGCCGGTGACAAGGTTTTAGTGGAAATGAGTCCGTTTGATAAAACTAAAGGGCGGATCACAAGAAGATTTTAA
- the rpsK gene encoding 30S ribosomal protein S11, with translation MGKKRVLTIGVSAQESEDVKNKVAAVKSSGAAKNLKKMVVKGQAYIQSTYNNTIVTLADDTGRVLAWSSAGSIGFKGTKKSTPYAASLIVKNVVEKVKKLGLKEVNVFVKGIGSGRDSAIRSLAQQGLTINAIKDVTPVPHNGCRPPKPRRI, from the coding sequence ATGGGAAAAAAACGCGTATTAACAATTGGAGTATCGGCTCAGGAAAGTGAAGATGTAAAGAACAAAGTTGCGGCGGTAAAATCTTCCGGAGCGGCAAAAAATTTGAAAAAGATGGTTGTCAAAGGCCAGGCTTATATTCAGTCTACCTATAATAATACAATTGTTACTTTGGCTGATGATACCGGTAGAGTTTTAGCTTGGTCCAGCGCGGGATCAATTGGTTTTAAAGGCACTAAGAAATCCACTCCTTACGCCGCTTCACTGATCGTAAAAAATGTTGTTGAAAAAGTGAAGAAGCTGGGATTAAAAGAAGTGAATGTGTTCGTAAAAGGGATCGGTTCAGGAAGAGACTCAGCGATAAGATCTTTGGCGCAGCAAGGCTTGACGATCAATGCCATCAAAGATGTGACTCCTGTGCCGCACAACGGATGCCGTCCGCCCAAACCGCGGCGCATATAA
- the rplM gene encoding 50S ribosomal protein L13 produces the protein MVKKNSTGLAGDNEQKPGQKKQDEQDGIAREWYLFDAKDQYLGRFATKIAKVLMGKHKPTFTPHIDAGDYAVVINTDGLKVSGAKADQKNYFHFSGFPGGLSETKYKTLFKKDSGLVLKAALWGMIAKNKLRDKKILRLKMFKGDKHPYGDKIKK, from the coding sequence ATGGTTAAAAAAAATTCTACAGGGCTAGCTGGCGATAATGAGCAAAAACCCGGACAAAAAAAGCAAGACGAGCAAGACGGCATTGCGAGAGAATGGTATTTATTTGACGCAAAAGATCAATATCTCGGAAGGTTCGCGACAAAAATAGCAAAAGTATTAATGGGTAAGCATAAGCCTACATTTACTCCGCATATTGACGCGGGTGATTACGCGGTTGTAATCAATACTGATGGCTTGAAAGTAAGCGGCGCTAAGGCTGATCAGAAGAACTATTTTCATTTTTCAGGATTTCCGGGCGGATTAAGCGAAACCAAATATAAAACTTTATTTAAAAAAGATTCCGGATTGGTTTTAAAAGCGGCGTTGTGGGGCATGATCGCAAAAAATAAGCTTCGGGATAAGAAAATATTAAGACTGAAGATGTTTAAAGGCGATAAGCATCCCTATGGCGATAAAATTAAAAAGTAA
- the rpsM gene encoding 30S ribosomal protein S13: MARLAGVTIPDNKKIEFALPYIYGIGHVLSCKILLQANVDKDKRTSELSPEELNRLRQIIEKEYKVEGELRRAIMFNIKRLKDVGAYRGIRHAKHLPVRGQRTKTNSRTVRGNVRRTAGSGRIKGLNKT, from the coding sequence ATGGCACGACTTGCTGGGGTAACAATACCCGATAATAAAAAAATTGAATTTGCTTTGCCCTATATCTATGGAATAGGCCACGTTTTATCTTGTAAGATTTTATTGCAGGCAAATGTCGATAAAGATAAAAGAACCAGCGAGTTAAGCCCGGAAGAGCTCAATCGTTTGAGGCAGATCATTGAAAAAGAATATAAGGTAGAAGGAGAGTTGCGCCGGGCGATCATGTTCAATATAAAGAGATTAAAAGATGTTGGCGCTTACAGAGGAATTCGGCACGCCAAACACTTGCCGGTTCGCGGTCAAAGAACAAAAACCAACTCCCGGACGGTTCGCGGAAATGTCCGCCGAACTGCGGGTAGCGGCAGAATCAAGGGATTAAACAAGACATAA
- the rpsD gene encoding 30S ribosomal protein S4, whose protein sequence is MAVYNSAKCKVCRRVGDKLFLKGERCNTVKCALTRRAYPPGHLGKNARVRLTEYGSQLREKQKVRKTYGVLERQFVKYLNEAVGIKGDTAVILLNMLEFRLDNIVYRSGLASSRSEARLLVNHDHFNVNGKKVNIPSYRVKIGDVISIQEKSKKKNYFKNITEALKQKKAPSWMAFNLEKMEVKIMAAPSLLEAGLSADIKPVIEFYSR, encoded by the coding sequence ATGGCAGTATATAATTCAGCAAAATGTAAGGTATGTCGGAGAGTCGGCGATAAGCTTTTTCTAAAAGGCGAGCGTTGCAATACGGTAAAATGCGCTTTAACCAGGCGCGCTTATCCGCCAGGACATCTCGGAAAGAATGCCAGGGTTAGGTTGACCGAATACGGCTCTCAGCTAAGGGAAAAACAAAAAGTTCGAAAGACTTACGGAGTGCTCGAAAGACAATTTGTCAAGTATCTCAATGAAGCCGTGGGCATAAAAGGCGATACGGCGGTAATCTTGCTTAATATGCTTGAGTTTCGTTTGGATAATATTGTTTATCGCTCAGGCTTGGCTTCTTCCAGAAGCGAAGCGCGTTTGCTTGTCAATCACGACCATTTTAACGTTAACGGCAAAAAAGTGAATATTCCTTCATATCGGGTAAAGATCGGAGATGTAATTTCTATACAGGAAAAAAGCAAGAAAAAGAATTATTTTAAAAATATTACCGAGGCTTTGAAACAGAAGAAGGCTCCTTCTTGGATGGCGTTTAATCTTGAAAAAATGGAAGTTAAGATAATGGCAGCGCCGTCATTATTGGAAGCAGGGCTCTCTGCAGATATCAAGCCGGTGATCGAGTTTTATTCTCGATAA